One window of Oceanotoga teriensis genomic DNA carries:
- a CDS encoding biotin--[acetyl-CoA-carboxylase] ligase, whose amino-acid sequence MIGENYIHFYDIDSTNNYLKNNWRNLPSETVVRASVQNSGYGRKGNHWSSELGGLWYSVLFKPKSRPLNPWHYVRVFSLAIYDTLAKYSINAKIKWPNDLLVNDKKICGIVGESIITGKVPNAIIVGIGINVNNDIPYHLKNYAVNLKSLIDKEVSVEKIMNEINHKAYNSYYLRYLKEKSVSVITKKWLKVLNIKINDEVTLINLNEKKENVFIEKITPDYLEVIDIDGNIKKIYAGEISVRKSGGK is encoded by the coding sequence ATGATAGGAGAAAATTATATACATTTTTATGATATAGATTCTACTAATAACTATTTAAAAAATAATTGGAGAAATTTGCCATCGGAGACAGTTGTGAGGGCCAGTGTACAAAATTCTGGTTATGGTAGAAAAGGAAATCATTGGTCATCTGAGTTGGGTGGTTTATGGTATTCTGTTTTGTTTAAACCTAAGAGTAGACCTTTGAATCCTTGGCATTATGTTAGAGTTTTTTCTTTGGCTATATACGACACTTTAGCTAAATATAGTATAAATGCAAAAATAAAATGGCCTAATGATTTATTAGTTAATGATAAAAAAATTTGTGGTATTGTCGGTGAAAGCATAATAACTGGAAAAGTTCCCAATGCCATAATTGTTGGAATTGGTATAAATGTAAATAATGATATTCCGTATCATTTGAAAAATTATGCTGTAAATTTAAAATCTTTGATAGATAAAGAAGTAAGTGTTGAAAAGATTATGAATGAAATAAATCATAAAGCTTATAATTCTTATTATTTAAGGTATTTAAAGGAAAAATCTGTTTCTGTTATTACAAAAAAATGGCTCAAAGTTTTAAATATAAAGATTAATGATGAAGTTACTTTGATCAATTTGAATGAAAAAAAAGAAAATGTTTTTATTGAAAAAATAACACCAGATTATTTGGAGGTTATTGATATAGATGGCAATATAAAAAAAATATATGCAGGTGAAATAAGCGTTCGAAAATCGGGAGGTAAATGA
- a CDS encoding FtsW/RodA/SpoVE family cell cycle protein, with translation MNLLKKFNDKNERFVRFEYILFFSYIILAIIGYFAIKSSVLNTYRESVSEKQILFIIVGFIIYNFILIIPDRTFKKSIPIFFILSFLSLIAVLFLGTTTYGAKRWIRLGPLGGFQPSEFFKLFLILYLSYILSYKSKKHFYFSSILVIFSAILIYKEPDLGTTFIVLLIWFIFIFLSGKFEFLWKFLFFSGMAAAPVLFFFMKDYQKARIIGFLSPEAYSSGISYNVIQSTRAIGSGGILGRGYMNGYMNLGNFVPENHSDFIISVIGEEFGFIGISLVLFLYLLILLRLYKLYKISYDIFWKYFYIVSAFLLFFHIFENIGMNMGIMPVTGIALPFLSAGGTSTISFSILLGIATKGAMTNKNIKR, from the coding sequence ATGAACTTGTTAAAAAAATTCAATGATAAAAATGAAAGATTTGTAAGATTTGAATATATTTTATTTTTTTCTTATATTATTTTGGCTATAATAGGTTATTTCGCAATAAAAAGTTCTGTATTAAATACCTATAGAGAATCTGTATCAGAAAAACAAATTTTATTTATAATAGTTGGATTTATAATTTATAATTTTATTTTAATAATTCCAGACAGAACCTTTAAGAAATCTATTCCAATTTTTTTCATACTTTCATTTTTATCATTAATAGCTGTTTTATTTTTAGGAACAACTACTTATGGGGCAAAGAGATGGATAAGACTTGGACCTCTCGGAGGATTTCAACCTTCTGAATTTTTTAAATTATTTTTAATTCTTTACCTAAGTTATATATTGTCTTATAAATCAAAAAAACATTTTTATTTTTCATCTATATTGGTTATATTTTCCGCAATTTTAATATATAAAGAACCAGATTTAGGAACTACTTTTATAGTATTATTAATATGGTTTATTTTTATATTTTTATCTGGAAAATTTGAATTCTTGTGGAAATTTTTATTTTTTTCTGGAATGGCTGCTGCACCAGTTTTATTTTTCTTTATGAAAGATTATCAAAAAGCAAGAATAATAGGATTTTTATCTCCAGAAGCTTATTCTTCAGGAATAAGTTATAATGTAATACAATCTACAAGAGCTATAGGTTCTGGCGGAATATTGGGAAGAGGTTATATGAATGGATATATGAATTTGGGAAATTTTGTACCTGAAAATCATAGTGATTTTATCATTTCGGTAATAGGGGAAGAATTTGGATTTATTGGTATTTCTTTAGTACTATTTCTCTATCTTTTAATCTTATTAAGATTGTATAAACTTTATAAAATAAGTTATGATATATTTTGGAAGTACTTTTATATCGTTTCTGCATTTTTATTATTCTTTCATATTTTTGAAAATATTGGTATGAATATGGGAATAATGCCTGTTACTGGAATTGCATTACCTTTTTTGTCTGCTGGAGGAACTTCTACAATATCATTTTCAATACTTTTAGGAATAGCCACTAAGGGAGCTATGACTAATAAAAATATAAAGAGGTGA